The DNA region TCTAGATATGTAAAGAAGTACACGAGATATTGGAGTGGAAACCCACATTTGTAAACACCACAGTTCACCTGCTCAATAGCCCTTCCAATGCATATCCTTCGACAAAAATGAAACCTATGTAATTGAATCTTGACCCCATTTGCATGTTTAGACCAAGCAGCCGATACATCAACCCAGAAAACAAGATgtaaaacagcagaaatattaAATGTCATTAGGATATTTCTGCCCCTGAGATAAATAGGTGAGCCTTGCCCATAACAGCTCCCTGGCATTGGACTGCCCGCCAGATCTGAGGCTTTCAGGAGCCCAGGAGAAGCTCAGTAATAATCACAAGCTCTTCAGTTGCAATGATGACATCTTTTGCTCTCCTTTGTCTATCAATTGCTATAATTGAATGCATGGCAGGAATTCTGGGAAATGGAATTATCTTGGCTGCCAGTTCATCGAGCTGCATTGGGAGCAAAACATGGCCCCCATATGATATGATCGTGATCTCGCTGAGTTCATCTAGATTCATTGTGCAGTCATGGAATACACTGGATTCCTTAATGACtatattttatgaaaacttCTATTATACAGAAAATGTGTACCTAGTTCCCAAGACAATATTTACCTTTCTGAGCTACTCCAGCCTCTGGTTTGGAGCCTGGCTTAGTGTCTTCTATAGCATCAAGGTTGCCAGTTTTACACAGTCTTTCTTCATCTGGCTGAAGCTGAGAATTGCCAGGCTGGTGCCCTGGATGCTGCTCACATCATGGCTCTGCTCCTTCACAGCTGCAATTTCCTTTGTCTGGGATGACCACAGTGTGCATGAGAACAGCACTGCTCCTTCATCCATGACAAACTCTTCAGCATGGACAACCACAAGGAAAGACAGTTTGGGTTTATTAATCCTTATCTCTAATGCTGGTATAGGTATGCC from Melospiza georgiana isolate bMelGeo1 chromosome 2, bMelGeo1.pri, whole genome shotgun sequence includes:
- the LOC131096910 gene encoding taste receptor type 2 member 40-like; the protein is MMTSFALLCLSIAIIECMAGILGNGIILAASSSSCIGSKTWPPYDMIVISLSSSRFIVQSWNTLDSLMTIFYENFYYTENVYLVPKTIFTFLSYSSLWFGAWLSVFYSIKVASFTQSFFIWLKLRIARLVPWMLLTSWLCSFTAAISFVWDDHSVHENSTAPSSMTNSSAWTTTRKDSLGLLILISNAGIGMPLILSVVSSVLLIRSLWIHTRRMQNNASGFRDPSLEAHLKAIKSVCSFLFLYIIYFICVLFILFNIFSHLSNGEMICVVLMAACPTGHSFVIIWSNPKFQKLPARIWHHTNCPIRTSSLHSFLSIK